A stretch of the Stutzerimonas stutzeri genome encodes the following:
- a CDS encoding calcium/sodium antiporter yields the protein MTFITFAYLIAGLVLLVFGAEVLVRGAAKLAAQFGISPLIIGLTVVAFGTSAPETAVSVQAALAGSGDIAIGNVVGSNIANVLFILGLTALIAPLIVSRQLIRLDVPIMIGASLVTYALAWDGTLSRLDGTLLFAAIIGYTLFLIQSSRRANAEAAASDEFAKEFSADAHPKRYSSFINAGLVIVGLVLLVVGSNFLVEGAVSLARALGLSELVIGLTVIAVGTSLPELATSILAAIRGERDIAVGNIVGSNIFNLLCVLGLSALVAPQDVAVAASALAFDFPVMIAVALACLPIFFTGYSISRWEGLLFLAYYIAYTAYLVMTSAGESFAETFGDAMMGYVLPLTAVTLLVIASQAWKKQRG from the coding sequence GTGACATTTATAACGTTTGCTTATCTAATCGCAGGCCTTGTGCTCCTTGTGTTTGGCGCAGAGGTATTGGTGCGCGGCGCGGCAAAGCTGGCCGCCCAATTCGGTATTTCCCCGCTGATTATTGGCTTAACGGTGGTTGCGTTCGGCACCAGTGCGCCTGAGACCGCGGTGAGCGTGCAGGCGGCACTTGCGGGCAGTGGCGATATTGCAATCGGCAATGTGGTCGGCAGTAACATCGCCAACGTCTTGTTCATTTTGGGTCTCACGGCGCTAATCGCGCCCTTGATCGTCTCCCGTCAATTGATCCGCCTTGATGTGCCGATCATGATCGGTGCCAGTCTGGTCACCTATGCATTGGCGTGGGACGGCACGCTTAGCCGTCTCGATGGAACGTTGCTGTTCGCCGCGATAATCGGCTACACGCTGTTCCTCATTCAAAGCAGCCGCCGCGCGAATGCCGAGGCCGCCGCAAGCGACGAGTTTGCCAAAGAGTTCAGCGCCGACGCGCACCCCAAGCGCTACTCCAGCTTCATCAATGCAGGTCTGGTCATCGTTGGCCTGGTCTTGTTGGTGGTCGGCTCCAACTTCCTGGTGGAGGGCGCCGTATCGCTGGCGCGCGCGCTGGGGTTGTCAGAATTGGTGATCGGCTTGACGGTGATTGCCGTTGGCACCTCCCTGCCGGAGCTGGCCACCTCGATACTTGCAGCAATTCGGGGCGAGCGGGACATCGCGGTGGGCAACATCGTTGGCAGCAACATTTTCAATTTGCTTTGCGTGCTGGGGCTGTCGGCGCTAGTCGCACCGCAGGACGTTGCGGTGGCGGCGAGTGCCCTGGCGTTCGATTTTCCGGTGATGATTGCGGTGGCGCTGGCGTGTCTGCCTATATTTTTCACTGGCTACAGCATCAGTCGCTGGGAAGGTCTGCTGTTCCTGGCCTATTACATCGCTTATACCGCCTATCTGGTCATGACAAGCGCTGGCGAGTCGTTCGCTGAAACCTTCGGCGATGCAATGATGGGCTATGTACTGCCGCTGACTGCGGTGACGTTATTGGTGATCGCCAGCCAGGCTTGGAAGAAGCAGCGAGGCTAA